The following is a genomic window from Globicephala melas chromosome 6, mGloMel1.2, whole genome shotgun sequence.
CCAGAGGAGTGATGCTCACGCAGATGTCTGCTCTGACATCTCGCTTCTTTAAGGCTTATCTCACTTCCAAAGCGCTTCCTCCAGACTGTGGACCTTCCCCACCTCTCCAGCTCAGAATCTACCTCTATTCCCAAGTGAGCTCACTGAACAGAACCCTAGGTTTCTGGACTCCCTTTCCTTGGCCTCCAGAGGCTCCCTGTCTGCCAAAAGGCCAGCAGGATGGTTGTGGGCTGGTCTCCCTGAAACAAGCATTGAAAGAgccacctgggacttccctggtggtccagtggttaagattccgtgcttccaatgcagggactGCGGCTTTGAtacctggccggggaactaagatcccacatgccacatggcatggccaaattttaaaaagaaagaaagaaagaaagagccacCTGGCCTCATATCCAAAGAACTGGGCTGTAGTTCCAGCTCCACTGCTtagtggctgtgtgaccctggacaagtcattTGACCTTCTCTAACatggtttcctcatcagtaaaataaggataacacCCATCCTGCTTACCTCATTGTGAGGATAGGGGTATGATGAAATAAAAGTGTTTTGCAGTTTTTCAAATGCCATATCATGGCTCTAGCCTCAATATTTCCCTTGGGTTTAGCCTAAGAACCCATGCCCCATCCTATCCCAAtccctaagtttttttttctcctgcaagAGTTTGCTCCTACCCATCCCTCAATAACTGGGGAAGCCTGAAATCAGACCCAGAACACTTCCCTCCCATGTGATACTTGATGGAGGCCTTGCTGCCCCTAgaaggatggagaaagagagCGGAGGACCTGCCACATGCTGGCCAGCTGCAGGGCCTACACAACATCCAAATCCCCTGTGAAAAAACCAGGTCTTTCTAGTAGCTTTGCCAAGGGCCTGAGACTCTAGGTGGTTGGGCAGAAAGGAGCGGGGACCACGCAGCTCACCATGGGACGAGGCCACCGATCGGGTCCCGGGAGTCACCGCGCAGCAGGCGGCGCCTGGAAATAAAACACAGAGCTGGAGCTCTCCCAGGAGCCGCAGGAGAAACTGGGGCAGCCTTGGGACTCAGGAAACGAGGCCAGCATGTTCTCAGCAGAACGGGCTGTTATTCCACTGACACGTGGGACCAACCCCAGTCTCTCACGTTTCTCATCTTCAGGCGACACCATTTGGTTTATTGACAAGAGGCAGAATATTGGAAAGACCAGTGACTCACTCAGTCCATAACAAGAGATTTGGAGAGGATTGTGTTTCCTGCTCAGTGGGCAACTCAGCGCATCATGCCCTTGGCTTAGAGCCAAGAGCTCAAGTCAGCATCTTTCATTAAGTCAAATCGGTCCATTCAAGGATGAAGCCAGGAATGTATAACTGCTCGTTCATCCCTACTCCCCTGCGttaggcaggctttctctagaagATAAGAGGTCTGATCTCCCTCAGACAATAAGAAACTTCAGTTGTGTAGCTGGGCAGCATGTCACCCAAGGAACTCCAAAGCTCGGTTCATTTCTCTTGCCTGTGACTTCCCCAGTCATCCCTTGGAACTCTCTAAGGATCCAGCCTAACAGAATTCTCGCCTGAGGCTGCCTGCTCCCTGAAATGGTCTGCGTGTCCATTATACTTGCCGTGGAAGGAGGAACAGGTCCCAAGAGTCTCCTCTCTGATCCAAGACCACTTACCTTCTCTTGCAGCCGTTCCAACATGGCGGCAAGGTGGGCCTCCCGGTTCTCCTTGTTGGACTCCATCTTCTGAGCCAGTTTTTCCTTTGCCATCTTGATGAAGTTGTTGTTTTCCTCAATGGCTTTTTGGATCACCTCCCGCTCATGTTCTCGCTTCTCTGCCAGGTGCTTCAGAAGCTCAGCTTCCTGGTACTAGTGGagcatggagggagagagaggccctTGAAGGTGAGCATGCCAGGGTATGTTTTTAGCATCATGACTTAAGAGCTCCACGCTCAGAACACACGCCTCCCTGAGCCTGGTTGCCTGGCCCATTGGCAAGAAGCAAGGACACTTCCTGGATTCTCCCACTGGACCCTCGgtcctctttttcattcattcacaaatatggAGTGACCAGATACTAAGTAGCAGGCACTATTCCAGCAacttgggaaagaaaacagtctaCTAGAGACAAGAATGTATAAATAACTCTAACCCAGGCTAGAATGCGACATATgccttgagagagagaaaagaagtgcTATAGGAATTCAAGGGTGGTAATTTTCAGCTTCAAATATGAAGGAAAGCTTACGCAGAAATGGCATAAGAGTTGGACCATAAGAATCCGTAGAAAGCGAGGAAGGCACGCCAAGGGGTGAAGGTATACCATGCCATgaccttcttccccctcccccaattaaGGACCCCTTTCCTTAATTGTCTAGCCTTTCCCTAAATCCTTAGTGTTGGTCAATGTCTTACCTTGTCACGATAAGGTCCCCTCTGGGAGTTACGTAATTCAGTGACTTATCCCCCTAACCAAACTCCTAGAGACCTGGggcttttccttctttgtttccctcAATGGTGTCTCATTCTCTGCGCGGTACCTGGAAGAGCTGCCTAAATACCTATAGGTTGGTGGTGACCTGACCCCCAGCTCAGAGCCACCGCCTGTCTTCCTCAACATCTTCCCCCTCATGCTCAGACAGAGGGGAAAAAGGGACCGCACCGACCTTCCTTCGCTCCTCAGCTGCTTCCAGTTTCTTCTGGATTTCTTCCAGCGATGGGTCTCGCCTCCGGGGGAGGGAGGCATTGAACTCGGGCACCCCATCAAAGGAGGGTGGCTTCAGGATGACTTCAAAGGACTGGCCAGAGGTGCATTTGTTCAGCTCGATGACTTCCATGTCGGAAATTACACACCAGTTCAGGTCCACCGTGTCTGCTACAGAGAGCAGAAAAGGGGCTGCTCACCCCCTGAAGACCATATGGGCCCCCCCTAaagcatgcacacatgcacacatacatgggAGGTCTGAGGTCCCCAAGGCAGACCAATGACCAGGGTTCTGGGTCTGTCCTACACATGGCACCGAACGTCGCTGGGCCCTGATGGGGCTGAAGGAGTTGGTGGCCACAGGAAGGTCTCAGACTCTGCGAGCAGGGGCCCCAGGATAAGGGATTTCTAGTAATGGCTGTAGCAACTGGCTTTGCTTCTGCTTCTGACAAGGTTCCTCCGGTGGCTGAGCTCTTGCTTGTATTGGCACACACTGAGGCGTTTACTTACCACCCACCTCCCATCCACTCCTCGCCCCGCTACCGATCCGATGGCTCGGCCTTCGGACACCTCTCCCCTTGCCCCGTCCTAccctgctctcttctttctctccagtcAGTACTGTCTCTCCGCTGGCTTTCATCTTTTCTCCTACACTCTCTCCCACACCAGcctaaacagaaaaaacaatctcAGGTGACCCAAGCACTCCCACCTGTCATTTCCAAACCAAACCCATCCTTTCCTTTGAAGCCCCAGGAAGCTAGAGGTGACCTATGCCCTGACCACCACCTCCAATCAGGACGTGGCCATTCAGTGCTCCCTGCCAGTGTCCTGGGACCTGTCACAGGGCTCAGGTGGCATAGCGATCCCAGAGCCTCCTTGGGCGGCTGAAGAGCGGAAGTCCCTTGCCACATCTGGACCTGCTCAGAGCATTCTCGACCCTTCACTGAGGAGACCTGTGGGCGGCTGTCCCCCTTCTAGGCTAGGTGTCCCCGAGGGCAGACCCCCTGTCTACTCGGCCTCTGCGTCCTCCACAGCACATGAACAAAAGCTGACATCGAGGGCATTCTGCAGAGGGTCTGTCTCAGACCCCCAGCTGCTGTCTGGTCCCCCAGGCCGCAGCCCCACGCCCACCTTCGCGTGGGACTTAGACCCTCAGAATCAGCTGTGGCGTTTACTGGCTCTGGGAAAGAGAATGCGATGTAGGGGGGAGATTTTCAGGAAACTGCGGTGGAGGTGCTGGCCTCCTGGATGCAAGCTACAGGAAGCTTCCGTCTTTACTCTTCCGACTGTGACCCTCACGTACCTTCATATTTATAGGATGAATTATTCAGGGGGTCTGCCAGGAAACAGGAGCAGAACAAGGACACCAGCGGGAGTTCCTTCATCTTCTCTTTGTAGGCTGTGGAAACACCCGACAGGTGAAGAAGGCGACCCCCTTCCTAGACTTAGAAGCCAGCACCCAGGCAAGTGAGGGTGCCTGAGCAGCAGGGGGGTCACCGAGCTCCACAGAGGCACCCAAACCCCCCAAATCCACCCCTTGGTTGGAGACCCAGCCCATGTTGCCCTGAGCAGCTCTGTTCAGGATCCCTGTGTGTGATTCGGACCCACTTCCGTCCACCTGCGCCTTCCAGGGCACCCAGAGACCCCCATCTTCTCTCCAGCACATCATCTCGCTTTGTGGTACTGAACGCAAAATGCCTGCAGGTATGGACCCCAAGCACCAGTGCCCTCGCTCCGCCGGCACCCTGGACCTCAATTTCTACGTCCCCGTACGTGCCCAGGATATTCTGTGCCTTTTGCTCCAGGACGGAGGAAACCCACACTCCATTCTCAGAGTACTTGACAGTGCTTCCCTGAAGGTAAAGAAGGCCACTGCCATCCCTGTggtcctgcctctccctgggtGACAAGGTCAGGCTGTGAGCTTTCCCTGACCGTCCCAGTGCAGTGGTCAAAGCCAGTGAGGTTGGTGTCCATGAGGGCTGGAGGGGTCTCCCAGTGTTTGGGGAGGATTTGGAAACTGCGAGGTCATGAGTTAGAGCTGAtaactgttgggttttttttttttgccacgtcgcacagcttgtggggtcttagtttcctggctagggatcgaacccaggccctcagcagtgcaAGCGCCGAGTCTtagccaccggaccaccagggaattctctagaGTTGATTTGTTGGGTCCAGTCCAACCCACCTCCTCtgggcccctcccccatccctactGTCCTGAGCTCTCCCCTGATTtccttttacaaattaaaaacaggatTAACTGCAAAAATAATACATGGGCATtgtaaagactttttttaaaaacaagtgcagatggggcttccctggtggcgcagtgggtgagaatctgcctactaatgcgggggacatgggttcgagacctggtctgggaagatcccacatgccgcggagcgactaggcccgtgagccacgactactgagcctgcgcatctggagcctgtgctccgcaacaagagaggccgcgatagtgagagacccgcgcaccgcgatgaagagtggcccccgcttgccacaactagagaaagccctcgcacagaaacgaagacccaacacagccaaaaataaataaataaattaaagtacccttaatttaaaaaaaaaaagaaaaaagtgtatttcACACCaaggtcaaattaaaaaaaaaaaaaaaaaaaaaaaaaaaaaaaaaaaaaaaaaaaacaagtgcagATGAGTAAAAGGAAGAAGAGCTCAGCTGTGATCCCCCCCCTCATCCAGAGATAACCTCTTTTAACCCTTAGGTGTATTTCCTGTCAGCCTTTTATCTCTTCTATGCACATATAAGTACATCTATGCGTGTACAGAAGTACCCTATGCTGTAGTGCCCCATTACGTAAACGGTTTTTGTACCTACCCGCGAGGGTCATGTTTTCTGGAATGTGAGAGGTGAGTCCTAGTGAAAGTCAGGGTAGGTCTGCCACCAGCTCAGGACACTGTCACAAATCCGAAAAGCAGATCGTTTTAGCTGACAGGTTATTCGCATAAGGAAGGTCTTTACACAACTGGGGAGGAAATCCCAGGAGGTACGTCATCCGCCCCCACCTCCAGGCTGACTCTCCCTTCCCCAAACACCGACCGCCCTCTTCCACGTCACTCAGTCAAGTTCAGTTTCCAAGCACTGAACTTGGAAAATTTCATAATTGAGAAGTTTATCGTTTCATAATTGGTTTCCCAATCGCAAGACCCCCTGAGACTCAAACATGGGTTTCCCCAAACTGAACGTATCAATGCATGTTGATCTGTCTCCCCGTGCAGCTCAGTGGTCTGGTCCGAAGGAAAGGTTAAGGTGAGAAACAAACCCTAAGTCAGAATCGCCTGGGAGGTATTTGCCAAATAACTCTGTGTCCTGAATTCCTCCCTACACCCAGCCCGGACCTTCCTGCCCAGAGCATTCTGACATTGGACAGAGGATGTCAAGATACCTCTTCAGTTCCCCCTCGCTCTCTTGCCCCCTGCCTGCTCCAAACCAGTGTTCTAAGCACTGCTTGACCCCCTTTAAGACAACCCTGGAGTATGAGAATAAACAAATACTAAGGAATAATGTAATCATTATGGGATTCGTGCCGAGATGGAAATCCGCATTCGGGATTACTGTGGGAGCTCAGAGACAGGGCTCCAGACTCAGCACAAGGCCTGGGGAGCTAGGAAGGGCCCCCTGATGTTACCAGCCCTGGAACTGCTGAATGATGAGTCGAAATGAAGCAGGAGACGGCAGGGAGGGCGTTCTGCTGGGGAACAGCACGTGCAAGTCAGGCTGAGAAAGCCCGGCGTCTATGGGGTCTCAAGCTGGTTGATGCCGGACCAGAAAGCGTGAAGGAGGCGaaacaggagaggcagggagggagcagaTTGGGGAGTGTCTGGGGGGACAGGAGGTGACAGGAATCTCCTGAAAGCTACTATCTGATGGAGTGAGGAATAGCCAGCAGTGAGTGGCCGTCATAGGGACCACTTGATCCTTGGCCGCCGCGATGGTTCATTTTTGTGTCAACTCGACTGGGCTGagagatgcccagatagctggtcaGCATCATccttgggtgtgtctgtgaggttgTCTCTGGAAGAGATGAACGTTTGCGTgacagactgagtaaagaaggtaaccctccccaatgtgggtgggcatcaccCAATCCATTGAGGgagtagaacaaaaaggcagagaaagggagaatTTTCCCTGTCTGCTTGAGCTGGGACGTCTGTCTTCTCCTGACCTCAGGCACGGGAGCTCCTGGCCCTGtggccttcagacttggactaGATTTACACCACGGgccttcctgggcctccagcttgcagCCAGCTCTGATGgtgagacttctcagcctccgtaattgcatgagccaatccttcataataaatctctttctatgtGTATCCTATTGGTCCatctctctggagaaccctgacaaaCACAGCCACTCTCAGTGGTCGCTGTGCCGGCAGAGGGTGGCATGAGCCCACAGTTTCCCTGCCTGCCGCGCCATGAGCCAGAGGGACCCTGAGACCAACTGAGAAGCCCTTTCCCTGCTTACTGAGGTGTTTTCCCTCTGGGGACCAGGGTCTGTCCTGGCTGGGGATGGGCAGGGGAGCGGATGGGGGCAGCAGGCTCAGCTCTGGCTGTGGGGCTGGGCCAGtgtggagtcagacagacttcATCTCTCTCGTAGATGTTACTGGTTACTTCACATGTCTAGCCTTGCTCGCCCCATCTTAATTCTGCACAGAGTTGtacaaattaaatgagaaaagcgTCCAGCAAAAGGGAACGTTTCATAAATATTAGTTCCTTTTCCCCTGCTTTTTACAACAAGGACGCTACCGGGTACCACACACCTGCTTCCGAGGCCTCACCAGCCCTGCAGGTAAGGACTGTGGTCCCcatttgcaggtgaggaaacggaggctcagagggtTTGTGTGGCTTGCTCAGGGTCACGCAGCTAAAAAGTGCAAGTGCAGAGATTCGAAACCAGGTCAGCTGACCTTGAAGGGCTCTGTTCCCTGCAGCATCTCTGTGTTCTTCTCCTTGTGCTTTGGAGCCAGAGGCCCCTGTCGTGCCCCTCCCGATGCAGCACAATGGGCCCTCTCTCCTCGGAGTCAAGTTGATCCTGGCAGTACCAGCGAGTCCCCAAACAGGGATGCGGGCTAAGTGCCTGGATACGACAGTCCTGGTCATGAGCTCTGTTCCACACCATCTCCCATTCATGTCCAGGCTGATTGATGGGGTgactggcagagggagtgagCCGTTGCCAGGAGAAGGCATGGCCTTGGACCTTAACCTGGGTAATGAATCAGACGTGGGGGTCCAAATAGGAAAGAGGAGGCAGAGAAGGCACCCTGAGAAAGAAGGGGGACTGAGCTGGGCTTTTTCTGTAGGCGTGGGTATCTGGAGTCAGGGACCTCACCCTTTGGCTTGAGCTGGAAATGATAATTAAGACCCTACACTCATGGAGCACTTTACTGATTACAGTTCTGGTCGCCTACATTATCCCAGTTGATCTTTGCAGGAGGCTGGTCTGGGCTGTTAAGACAGGCATCATCAGCTTTGCTTTTCATAAAGAACCtggggctcagagatgttaagacTCTtagctaaggtcacacagctagctggTGTAGAGCTGGCTGTAGGATCCAGGTCTTCTGACTTATAAGCTCTTCTCTTGTGGCCAGTGGAAGGACTGGATGCTAACTGCTGTCTCCTCCATGGTCCTGGGGACTCGGGGAAAAACAGTCTAGCCTCAGGATATGATtgaatgaaaaatatgtattaagtgcTCTCTACACGTCAATGGAAGATGTTATGCTAGGAGTTTTAGGTGTAGGAGGAATCAAGTAGAGAGCACaggtcagagagacagagaaagaagatggGGCTGGGAAGAGGAGACATCCTAAAGATGggcagaggggacttccctggcggcccagtggttaagactccacgcttccaatgcagggggcattgatttgatccctggttggcgaactaagatctcacaggccgtgcagtgtgaccaaaaaataaggttaaataaatttaaaaaaaaaaaaagaagattaaaaaaaaaaaaaagatgagcagaGGTATGCATGCCCAAGGGATTTGCAACTGAGATCTCTCAGCTTCACAGGGCTGGAAGCTGCATCATTAAGCATGTGTATTTACAgagcatctactatgtgacaAATGATTTCACTTTTTCATCATGACCTTGTGATGTAGGAATTACTATCCCTGTTTTATACAGATGCGAAttgtggctcagagaggctaagtggcATTTCTAGGGTCACTCAGTGTAATGGGTTGAATGGTGTCCCCCAGTAAggtatgtccacatcctaatccctgcaATTTGGGAATGTGACTTTCTTtggaaagggtctttgcagatttaagtcagttaaggatctcaagatgagatcattcTGTATTATCTGGGTGGCACCtcaatccaatgacaagtgtccttctaagaaacatgcaggggaggggcttccctggtggcgcagtggttgagagtccgcctgcctatgcaggggcccgggttcgtgccccggtccggggagatcccacatgccgcggagcggctgggcccgtgagccatggccgctgagcctgcgcgtccggagcctgtgctccgcaacgggagagaccataacagtgagaggcccgtgtaccacaaaaaaaaaaaaaaaagaaaaaaaagaaagaaagaaacattcagGGGAGAGATACACAGAGAGAAGAAGACCATGTAAAGATGGAGACAGAGGTTGGAGTGaagcagccacaagccaaggaatgcctggaacACTGGAAGCTGGCAgaagcaggaaggaccctcccctagaGCTTTTGGGGGAAtgaggccctgctgacaccttcattTTTGGACTTCTGGGCACCAGAACTTCGGGAGAAGGATTTGTTGTTGATTGAAGCCtttaagtttgtgataatttgttacagcggccgcaggaaactaatacactcaataagtgacagagccagggttcaaatccatGATTCGTTCACTGCATCTCAGCTCCCAGTGCtcaccgcaacagtgagaggcccgtgtaccgcaaaaaaaaaaaaaaaaaggaagagaggaaatggtGATGCCGAGGATCATCTCAACAATAATAGCTATCACTGCTTGTGGCCAGTGGCTGACAGAGAAGAGCATCCAGCTCTCAGATGCCACGTGGCCTTTTACCGTGTGCACGCCTGGCCGGAGGCATCTCTGACCGCCCACACGACCCAAGTGAGCAAGCATTTTATTTGTCACTGCCAACACTGCCCAGATAATGCCATCAGGATGTGTCACATCTCATGTGGACTGTTTTTGAGAGAAAATAAGCTAATGCACATCTAAATGGTTTGAATGGAGTGGACCTTGGCAAGAGTGTTCAGAGACAGTAAAAGAACTCTGGTACAGAGTCAGGCTGTGGAAGCGCTGAGTTCTGACCCACGTGCTTTAGCCCCAAGCAGGACAGGAAGCTGGCTCTTTAGGTTCATGCCAATTATCAGTCTTTTTAAAAGTCCTgttgaaattataatattcaCCGGAAGTAAGCTGCACGAGCTACTTAAATGTCATAGAATCCTATCCATACATATCGTGTCCATACAGTAACCTGGTTATTTCGCCCTGATTGGCAgccttatgtcttctttgggttttcaaaaagaaaaggagataaattattttttcatgattgtGGTTTTCATCCCTtccacaatatttattgaatatttaattcTGTGCCAAGCCCTCCGCTAGTTCCTAAAATAACCACAGGGGTTTTCAATAATGAAAGAATGACATGGGTCCCCTGGGTGGGAATTTGGAGCCTCTGGAAGTTTCTGCTAGCCTTTGGCAATTCTCTGGCAGTAACAAGGACCATGTTCTACGGGGAGAAAGAGTAGATTTTAGAGCACAGGCCAAGAAGGGACTATTGAGATTCACAGA
Proteins encoded in this region:
- the STMN4 gene encoding stathmin-4 isoform X1; the protein is MTLAAYKEKMKELPLVSLFCSCFLADPLNNSSYKYEGWCGRECRRKDESQRRDSTDWRERREQADTVDLNWCVISDMEVIELNKCTSGQSFEVILKPPSFDGVPEFNASLPRRRDPSLEEIQKKLEAAEERRKYQEAELLKHLAEKREHEREVIQKAIEENNNFIKMAKEKLAQKMESNKENREAHLAAMLERLQEKDKHAEEVRKNKELKEEASR
- the STMN4 gene encoding stathmin-4 isoform X4, with protein sequence MTLAAYKEKMKELPLVSLFCSCFLADPLNNSSYKYEADTVDLNWCVISDMEVIELNKCTSGQSFEVILKPPSFDGVPEFNASLPRRRDPSLEEIQKKLEAAEERRKYQEAELLKHLAEKREHEREVIQKAIEENNNFIKMAKEKLAQKMESNKENREAHLAAMLERLQEKDKHAEEVRKNKELKEEASR
- the STMN4 gene encoding stathmin-4 isoform X3, whose protein sequence is MTLAAYKEKMKELPLVSLFCSCFLADPLNNSSYKYEGWCGRECRRKDESQRRDSTDWRERREQADTVDLNWCVISDMEVIELNKCTSGQSFEVILKPPSFDGVPEFNASLPRRRDPSLEEIQKKLEAAEERRKYQEAELLKHLAEKREHEREVIQKAIEENNNFIKMAKEKLAQKMESNKENREAHLAAMLERLQEKAPPAAR
- the STMN4 gene encoding stathmin-4 isoform X2 produces the protein MKELPLVSLFCSCFLADPLNNSSYKYEGWCGRECRRKDESQRRDSTDWRERREQADTVDLNWCVISDMEVIELNKCTSGQSFEVILKPPSFDGVPEFNASLPRRRDPSLEEIQKKLEAAEERRKYQEAELLKHLAEKREHEREVIQKAIEENNNFIKMAKEKLAQKMESNKENREAHLAAMLERLQEKDKHAEEVRKNKELKEEASR
- the STMN4 gene encoding stathmin-4 isoform X5, with the translated sequence MKELPLVSLFCSCFLADPLNNSSYKYEADTVDLNWCVISDMEVIELNKCTSGQSFEVILKPPSFDGVPEFNASLPRRRDPSLEEIQKKLEAAEERRKYQEAELLKHLAEKREHEREVIQKAIEENNNFIKMAKEKLAQKMESNKENREAHLAAMLERLQEKDKHAEEVRKNKELKEEASR